Proteins found in one Quercus robur chromosome 2, dhQueRobu3.1, whole genome shotgun sequence genomic segment:
- the LOC126715300 gene encoding glycine-rich RNA-binding protein RZ1A isoform X2: protein MTIDDESSIYVGRLPYDATKDSIHRVFELYGAILDVKIINDHSTKGKCYGFVTFVNPRAANDAINDMNGRTIDGRVVRVNGVRTRGGRSNFGRENFRHNVERGTDLDRGRDRERGHDHDRDRYQDRNGDWSRERDRSRDRELERERGHDHSHGHDRARDLFLSRDRDQDRDMVDNEHSRNHDLGWERDHDLDLGQGREWDRTNGHDKSVDNDRDQQPKRQNGFGINDRCGRQLSSEASDDYNNQVKEELERSTQRFDELTKEIPQIEERLVEKRNLVLDLQKKSKKLEDALIASKKHTSYRQVQLTKLYKCFLQVKDCSDRLKSCEEELQTLVDTAMLENDVGDDVG, encoded by the exons ATGACGATTGACGATGAGAGCTCAATATACGTGGGAAGACTCCCCTACGATGCCACCAAGGACAGCATCCACAGAGTCTTCGAGCTTTACGGTGCCATCCTTGACGTTAAG ATTATTAATGATCATAGTACTAAAGGAAAATGCTATGGTTTTGTTACTTTCGTAAATCCTCGAGCAGCAAATGATGCCATCAATGACATGAATGGCAGG ACTATTGATGGGCGAGTTGTTAGAGTGAATGGAGTAAGGACTAGAGGTGGAAGATCCAACTTTGGTAGAGAAAACTTTCGACATAATGTTGAGAGGGGCACTGACTTGGATAGAGGTAGAGATCGAGAAAGGGGTCATGATCATGATAGGGATCGGTATCAGGATCGAAATGGTGATTGGTCTAGAGAGCGTGATAGATCTCGTGACCGTGAgctggagagagaaagaggacaTGACCATTCACATGGTCATGATCGAGCTAGAGACCTGTTCCTTTCAAGGGATCGAGATCAAGATAGAGATATGGTAGATAACGAACACAGCAGGAACCACGACCTGGGGTGGGAAAGAGACCATGATTTGGATTTGGGACAAGGGAGGGAGTGGGACAGGACAAATGGTCATGATAAAAGTGTTGACAATGATAGAGATCAACAGCCAAAGAGACAGAACGG TTTTGGTATTAATGACAGATGTGGAAGGCAACTTTCATCCGAAGCAAGTGATGATTACAACAATCAG GTAAAAGAAGAACTGGAGAGATCAACTCAGAGGTTTGATGAACTTACAAAGGAG ATTCCTCAGATTGAAGAGAGGTTAGTAGAGAAACGGAATCTTGTGTTGGATTTACAGAAAAAATCAAAG AAACTGGAGGATGCATTGATTGCTTCAAAGAAGCACACTTCATACCGTCAGGTGCAGTTGACCAAG CTTTATAAATGTTTTCTGCAAGTGAAAGATTGCTCTGACAGACTTAAAAGCTGTGAAGAAGAACTCCAG ACTCTTGTTGATACGGCAATGTTAGAAAATGATGTTGGTGATGATGTTGGCTGA
- the LOC126715300 gene encoding uncharacterized protein LOC126715300 isoform X1 translates to MTIDDESSIYVGRLPYDATKDSIHRVFELYGAILDVKIINDHSTKGKCYGFVTFVNPRAANDAINDMNGRTIDGRVVRVNGVRTRGGRSNFGRENFRHNVERGTDLDRGRDRERGHDHDRDRYQDRNGDWSRERDRSRDRELERERGHDHSHGHDRARDLFLSRDRDQDRDMVDNEHSRNHDLGWERDHDLDLGQGREWDRTNGHDKSVDNDRDQQPKRQNGSFGINDRCGRQLSSEASDDYNNQVKEELERSTQRFDELTKEIPQIEERLVEKRNLVLDLQKKSKKLEDALIASKKHTSYRQVQLTKLYKCFLQVKDCSDRLKSCEEELQTLVDTAMLENDVGDDVG, encoded by the exons ATGACGATTGACGATGAGAGCTCAATATACGTGGGAAGACTCCCCTACGATGCCACCAAGGACAGCATCCACAGAGTCTTCGAGCTTTACGGTGCCATCCTTGACGTTAAG ATTATTAATGATCATAGTACTAAAGGAAAATGCTATGGTTTTGTTACTTTCGTAAATCCTCGAGCAGCAAATGATGCCATCAATGACATGAATGGCAGG ACTATTGATGGGCGAGTTGTTAGAGTGAATGGAGTAAGGACTAGAGGTGGAAGATCCAACTTTGGTAGAGAAAACTTTCGACATAATGTTGAGAGGGGCACTGACTTGGATAGAGGTAGAGATCGAGAAAGGGGTCATGATCATGATAGGGATCGGTATCAGGATCGAAATGGTGATTGGTCTAGAGAGCGTGATAGATCTCGTGACCGTGAgctggagagagaaagaggacaTGACCATTCACATGGTCATGATCGAGCTAGAGACCTGTTCCTTTCAAGGGATCGAGATCAAGATAGAGATATGGTAGATAACGAACACAGCAGGAACCACGACCTGGGGTGGGAAAGAGACCATGATTTGGATTTGGGACAAGGGAGGGAGTGGGACAGGACAAATGGTCATGATAAAAGTGTTGACAATGATAGAGATCAACAGCCAAAGAGACAGAACGG CAGTTTTGGTATTAATGACAGATGTGGAAGGCAACTTTCATCCGAAGCAAGTGATGATTACAACAATCAG GTAAAAGAAGAACTGGAGAGATCAACTCAGAGGTTTGATGAACTTACAAAGGAG ATTCCTCAGATTGAAGAGAGGTTAGTAGAGAAACGGAATCTTGTGTTGGATTTACAGAAAAAATCAAAG AAACTGGAGGATGCATTGATTGCTTCAAAGAAGCACACTTCATACCGTCAGGTGCAGTTGACCAAG CTTTATAAATGTTTTCTGCAAGTGAAAGATTGCTCTGACAGACTTAAAAGCTGTGAAGAAGAACTCCAG ACTCTTGTTGATACGGCAATGTTAGAAAATGATGTTGGTGATGATGTTGGCTGA
- the LOC126715300 gene encoding uncharacterized protein LOC126715300 isoform X3 — protein MNGRTIDGRVVRVNGVRTRGGRSNFGRENFRHNVERGTDLDRGRDRERGHDHDRDRYQDRNGDWSRERDRSRDRELERERGHDHSHGHDRARDLFLSRDRDQDRDMVDNEHSRNHDLGWERDHDLDLGQGREWDRTNGHDKSVDNDRDQQPKRQNGSFGINDRCGRQLSSEASDDYNNQVKEELERSTQRFDELTKEIPQIEERLVEKRNLVLDLQKKSKKLEDALIASKKHTSYRQVQLTKLYKCFLQVKDCSDRLKSCEEELQTLVDTAMLENDVGDDVG, from the exons ATGAATGGCAGG ACTATTGATGGGCGAGTTGTTAGAGTGAATGGAGTAAGGACTAGAGGTGGAAGATCCAACTTTGGTAGAGAAAACTTTCGACATAATGTTGAGAGGGGCACTGACTTGGATAGAGGTAGAGATCGAGAAAGGGGTCATGATCATGATAGGGATCGGTATCAGGATCGAAATGGTGATTGGTCTAGAGAGCGTGATAGATCTCGTGACCGTGAgctggagagagaaagaggacaTGACCATTCACATGGTCATGATCGAGCTAGAGACCTGTTCCTTTCAAGGGATCGAGATCAAGATAGAGATATGGTAGATAACGAACACAGCAGGAACCACGACCTGGGGTGGGAAAGAGACCATGATTTGGATTTGGGACAAGGGAGGGAGTGGGACAGGACAAATGGTCATGATAAAAGTGTTGACAATGATAGAGATCAACAGCCAAAGAGACAGAACGG CAGTTTTGGTATTAATGACAGATGTGGAAGGCAACTTTCATCCGAAGCAAGTGATGATTACAACAATCAG GTAAAAGAAGAACTGGAGAGATCAACTCAGAGGTTTGATGAACTTACAAAGGAG ATTCCTCAGATTGAAGAGAGGTTAGTAGAGAAACGGAATCTTGTGTTGGATTTACAGAAAAAATCAAAG AAACTGGAGGATGCATTGATTGCTTCAAAGAAGCACACTTCATACCGTCAGGTGCAGTTGACCAAG CTTTATAAATGTTTTCTGCAAGTGAAAGATTGCTCTGACAGACTTAAAAGCTGTGAAGAAGAACTCCAG ACTCTTGTTGATACGGCAATGTTAGAAAATGATGTTGGTGATGATGTTGGCTGA